The proteins below are encoded in one region of Dama dama isolate Ldn47 chromosome 21, ASM3311817v1, whole genome shotgun sequence:
- the RP1 gene encoding oxygen-regulated protein 1: protein MSETPSTSFSMVRRISSEGQLPSPRQSGITQPVVAKRISFYKSGDPQFGGVRVVLNPRSFKTFDALLDNLSGKVPLPFGVRNISTPRGRHSITRLEELEDGQSYLCSHGRRVQPVDLDKARCRPRPWLSSRALSTHVQRGPAPAAPGMLRVPRRLVVFRNGDPKTRRAIVLNRRVTQSFEVFLQYLTQVMQRPVTKLYATDGRKVPSLQAVILSSGAVVAAGREPFKPGNYDIQKYLLPARLPGISRRVYPKGNARSESRKMSTHVPSSPTSQIYSLSSEKMQSNDCYSDHSFASENYLALEKNDSQNLLIYPSEDDVEKSIIFNQDGTMTVEMKIRFKIKEEETIKWTTTLCRADLSNNGEKSEISSLPGRMDDRSSGVKITACSLSADVSPLEKGGSQVDSLAEEVNTQVKDQDVETCSSTSWENPTMDTDATQGTQDRVKHRFYRPPTPGPRRVRQKKSVIGSVTLVSETEVQEKMIGQFSYNEERKDWENKSEYHMVTHSCSKMSSVSNRPILVQVDNDEQVASSLERKKESRLLKSSAISAGVVEITSQKMLEMSHNGGLPQTTSENSIVEESIVDNVTADNEASVKSLRTYGSTDDRSSPFLADAAHSSSNNPGTDKTISKTPASVGPSTVTTRIDQLIHEFSQCGLTKLPENEKQISSSVASKKKMKSQQRVINSQHQAGEMATKRIPRKNKRMNTRGRIAQETILQDSCSPLKGAILCEKDFHASDTVIESNYFSSKGNNPVNSRNLHRNKLNTIHKPKVQGLLARRKSRPLNKVNLGGPTKREIGQGEKVFSHNEIGYCKNTFENQNLFHLFNFLEQKPNAFCGPESQAETASWYLRGTSKRSLVSKVNNSHITLRSQKKQKRDKLKSDTTVSKQHVTTRANSLASLEKAVFPENVTHHSVQSYVQRWLQNLSPQAALQFGKSAPVYKKERDVASYKNGFLPGNSSYTSSGKGNDSVLESNRHTTKSATLTGDNLGKKVGMSLDKGSSEELIQDHCESHTDSLNDTSLFSVHEFCTLSQSATDDPNAKSQVSAAKSGQEVSLVYKDINLAAKGPSVETAVQVDLEGDAPQRLSPVQLLRQLQALVPSSPKAQNGVVQMPGPLSEIPFPSLICNSSTNVLLAWLLVLNLKGGMSSFCPGDALKATSGSSETLALLEVLKHIAVTEEADDLKAAVASLVESATNHFGFTEKEQDVVPIGLSANCSTPNIQIVPQCAENGKISLDGSHTAGEEVSEVCVTAVTCSPCKMGTVVNTYPPKETCHLSEDSFPSDDCTVDQTSMNKACFLGDISSLTDAVSSHEACTYEQNHIYERADNLELTEELERVDEVQKDRNILSDPGYKHGSNMLVSHQSISNLSHCGSFQNTTESELHGENSFLDKFESCSLKKFQDKNVYTSFDKEDSKTSEEPGSTTNSMTSSERNVSELESFEELENQNTVIFNTKVNSGEQVAAELIRKELEASKSLELIEVSSRNDAEGKDGVICETISRRLVTPPSLVFCYDSKQNTEKKPSDGETKTRVKKMVESLEAGSSSESPLNFKNSLRRSGTSDWSDYRQDSENEQSYKTSSDGPSDSDEEMIPEKECNKGFVKRTIEKLYGKAEMMRPSFFAGSTHTSQVYPCDSVEFQGAGKVGLYDPEGQSLGSSERISSNSSVLQKFPEQKRDKCDVNNMRASYPREDIAEHGTEQNDHKRILRNKEEGVLIDKGKWLLKENHLLRVSSPECSDPCGHADTTSVDTLLDNNSNEVPYSHFGNLAPGPSMAELSSSELEELTQPPELRCNYFNMPHCTDSEPFHDDELDIQDEACAQERKPNHPEEEKGNLRSERVCTSATHVFASAGNKVHPVSDSAVRNQPLAGSNVIHGALREDDSLDKLYNICGQHCPILTVINQPINEEHRGFAYCKDSDVENSLSLQLWMKIHPCLRQSSKTMFRDKNSKTRSRRTLTDNAIANTHDWPHFNNTFDLMDRRRKLKRSNCVGLEEENNFNKFQSYLKNFLHTLLLVVGQVNSNTQDPSSQTKDIFEVVDENNNLLNSRFQNSGTNLNQVVREHSSHLSFEMLGQACLFCQVETFLGISNRNILEIFYIFEDENLFIWEEEN from the exons ATGAGCGAAACTCCTTCCACCAGTTTCTCCATGGTTCGCCGGATCTCCTCTGAAGGTCAGCTTCCTTCTCCTCGCCAGTCGGGAATCACCCAGCCTGTCGTGGCCAAAAGGATCAGTTTCTACAAGAGCGGAGACCCGCAGTTCGGCGGGGTCCGGGTGGTGCTGAACCCTCGTTCCTTCAAGACATTCGATGCTCTCCTGGACAACCTGTCGGGCAAGGTGCCCCTGCCCTTCGGGGTGCGGAACATCAGCACCCCGCGGGGGAGGCACAGCATCACGCgcctggaggagctggaggaCGGTCAGTCGTACCTGTGCTCCCACGGCAGGAGGGTGCAGCCAGTGGACTTGGACAAGGCCCGGTGTCGCCCGCGGCCCTGGCTCAGCAGCCGAGCTCTCAGCACGCATGTGCAGCGAGGCCCCGCCCCTGCTGCTCCCGGCATGCTGCGCGTGCCGCGACGGCTCGTGGTCTTCAGGAATGGCGACCCCAAGACGAGGCGTGCAATCGTGCTCAACAGGAGGGTCACGCAGAGCTTCGAGGTCTTCCTGCAGTACCTGACACAGGTCATGCAGCGCCCGGTGACCAAGCTGTACGCCACAGACGGAAGGAAG gtTCCCAGTCTGCAGGCTGTGATCCTGAGCTCTGGAGCTGTGGTGGCAGCAGGAAGGGAACCGTTTAAACCAGGAAATTATGACATCCAAAAGTACTTGCTTCCTGCTAGATTACCAGGGATCTCTCGTCGTGTGTACCCCAAGGGAAATGCTAGGTCAGAAAGCAGAAAAA TGAGCACACATGTACCTTCAAGCCCAACGTCTCAgatttattctctttcttctgaGAAAATGCAGAGTAATGATTGCTACTCGGATCATTCTTTTGCTTCTGAAAATTACTTGGCATTAGAAAAAAATGATTCTCAGAATTTATTGATATATCCTTCTGAAGATGATGTTGAgaaatcaattatttttaatcaaGATGGCACTATGACAGTTGAGATGAAAATTCGATTCAAGATAAAGGAAGAAGAAAccataaaatggacaaccacTCTCTGTAGAGCTGATCTGTCCAATAAtggtgaaaaaagtgaaataagcagTCTCCCAGGGAGAATGGATGATCGATCATCTGGTGTAAAGATTACTGCATGTTCACTGTCCGCAGACGTCTCACCTCTGGAGAAAGGTGGTAGTCAGGTAGACAGTCTAGCGGAGGAGGTGAACACTCAAGTAAAAGATCAAGATGTTGAAACTTGCAGTTCTACTAGCTGGGAGAACCCTACTATGGACACAGATGCCACCCAGGGAACTCAGGATCGAGTGAAGCATCGTTTCTACAGGCCCCCTACACCTGGACCAAGGAGAGTGAGGCAGAAGAAGTCTGTGATAGGGAGTGTGACCTTAGTATCTGAAACTGAGGTTCAAGAGAAAATGATTGGGCAGTTTTCCtacaatgaagaaaggaaagattgGGAAAACAAGTCTGAGTATCACATGGTCACACATTCTTGCAGTAAAATGTCATCTGTGTCCAACAGACCCATACTCGTTCAAGTTGATAACGATGAGCAGGTAGCATcatctttagaaagaaaaaaggaaagcagatTGCTCAAATCAAGTGCAATAAGTGCTGGTGTTGTAGAAATTACAAGTCAGAAGATGTTAGAGATGTCCCATAATGGTGGCTTGCCACAGACTACATCAGAAAACTCAATTGTGGAGGAAAGTATAGTTGATAATGTCACAGCAGACAACGAAGCTAGTGTTAAGAGTTTAAGAACTTATGGTAGCACCGATGATAGATCCAGCCCTTTCTTAGCAGATGCAGCTCACTCTTCAAGTAACAACCCTGGAACTGACAAAACTATTTCCAAGACCCCAGCTTCAGTAGGACCCTCTACTGTCACTACAAGAATTGACCAACTGATCCATGAATTTTCTCAGTGTGGTTTAACAAAACTTCCAGAAAATGAAAAGCAGATTTCGTCATCTGTTGCTagcaaaaaaaagatgaaatctcaGCAGCGTGTGATAAATTCTCAGCATCAGGCTGGAGAGATGGCAACTAAAAGAATCCCCAGGAAGAATAAGAGAATGAACACAAGAGGTAGAATTGCACAGGAAACCATATTGCAAGATTCATGTAGTCCCCTCAAAGGGGCCATACTTTGTGAAAAAGACTTCCATGCAAGTGATACGGTAATtgaatcaaattatttttcttcgaAAGGTAATAATCCTGTGAATTCCAGAAATTTacatagaaataaattaaatactATTCATAAACCTAAGGTTCAAGGACTTTTAGCCAGAAGAAAATCCAGACCACTAAACAAAGTAAACTTGGGAGGGCCTACAAAAAGAGAAATTGGTCAAGGAGAGAAAGTGTTTTCCCACAATGAGATTGGATATTgcaaaaatacttttgaaaatcaaaatttatttcatttatttaacttcCTTGAGCAAAAACCCAATGCTTTTTGTGGGCCAGAGTCTCAGGCAGAAACAGCATCTTGGTATTTGAGAGGAACATCAAAGAGGAGTTTAGTTTCAAAAGTTAATAATTCACACATAACTTTAAGgagccagaaaaaacaaaaacgggATAAGTTGAAATCAGATACTACTGTAAGTAAGCAGCATGTCACAACCAGGGCAAATTCTTTGGCTTCTTTGGAAAAAGCTGTTTTTCCTGAGAATGTTACCCATCATTCAGTTCAAAGTTATGTACAAAGATGGTTGCAGAACTTAAGTCCACAAGCAGCTTTGCAATTTGGCAAGTCAGCTCCAGTATACAAAAAGGAAAGGGATGTGGCGAGTTACAAAAATGGCTTTCTTCCAGGAAACAGTTCCTACACTagttctggaaaaggaaatgattcTGTTCTGGAAAGTAATAGACACACAACTAAAAGTGCCACTTTGACAGGAGACAATCTAGGGAAGAAAGTAGGTATGTCTTTAGACAAAGGTAGCAGTGAAGAACtcatccaggatcactgtgagaGCCATACTGACTCCCTGAACGATACTTCCTTGTTTTCTGTTCATGAATTCTGTACTTTGTCGCAGTCAGCTACTGATGATCCTAATGCTAAAAGTCAGGTGTCTGCTGCAAAGTCTGGGCAAGAGGTGAGCCTTGTTTACAAAGATATAAACCTTGCTGCAAAAGGGCCAAGCGTAGAGACTGCCGTACAAGTAGATCTGGAAGGGGACGCCCCACAGCGCTTGTCGCCAGTCCAGCTGCTTCGCCAGCTGCAAGCTTTGGTTCCTAGTAGTCCCAAGGCTCAAAATGGAGTTGTTCAGATGCCAGGTCCACTTTCAGAAATTCCTTTCCCTTCTTTGATATGTAATTCCTCCACTAATGTACTTCTAGCTTGGCTTCTGGTGCTAAACCTAAAGGGAGGTATGAGTAGCTTCTGTCCAGGTGACGCTCTCAAGGCGACCAGTGGAAGTTCAGAAACACTTGCATTGTTGGAGGTGCTGAAGCACATTGCCGTCACAGAGGAAGCTGATGACTTGAAGGCCGCCGTGGCCAGCTTAGTGGAATCAGCCACAAATCACTTTGGATTCACTGAGAAAGAACAGGATGTGGTTCCAATAGGTCTTTCTGCAAATTGCTCTACACCCAACATTCAGATAGTTCCTCAGTGTGCTGAAAATGGGAAAATCTCTTTAGATGGAAGCCATACTGCTGGTGAGGAAGTCTCTGAAGTCTGTGTTACAGCAGTGACTTGCTCTCCATGTAAAATGGGCACTGTAGTTAACACTTACCCTCCAAAAGAGACTTGTCACCTCAGTGAAGATTCTTTCCCCAGTGATGACTGTACCGTGGATCAGACTTCCATGAACAAGGCTTGTTTCTTAGGAGACATCTCTTCACTTACTGATGCTGTGTCTTCTCATGAGGCTTGTACTTATGAGCAAAACCATATCTATGAGAGAGCTGATAATTTGGAATTGACTGAAGAGTTAGAAAGAGTTGATGAAGttcagaaagacagaaatattttGTCAGACCCTGGGTATAAACATGGCTCTAATATGTTGGTGTCACACCAAAGTATCAGTAATTTAAGCCACTGTGGCTCTTTCCAAAATACAACTGAATCAGAACTTCATGGAGAAAATAGTTTTTTAGATAAATTTGAAAGTTGTTCATTAAAGAAATTTCAggataaaaatgtatatacatcttTTGATAAGGAGGATTCAAAGACTTCTGAAGAACCAGGCTCAACAACCAACAGCATGACATCAAGTGAAAGAAATGTCTCAGAATTGGAATCTTTTGAGGAATTAGAAAACCAGAACACTGTTATCTTTAATACAAAGGTAAATTCAGGGGAGCAAGTGGCTGCAGAATTGATCCGAAAGGAGTTAGAGGCTAGTAAAAGTTTGGAATTGATCGAAGTGTCCAGCAGAAATGATGCAGAAGGAAAGGATGGTGTAATTTGTGAGACAATCAGTAGAAGACTGGTGACTCCACCATCTTTAGTATTTTGTTATGATTCTAAGCAAAATACGGAAAAGAAGCCCAGTGATGGAGAAACTAAAACAAGAGTCAAAAAGATGGTGGAAAGCTTGGAAGCTGGAAGTTCTTCAGAGTCCcctcttaattttaaaaacagtctaAGAAGGTCAGGAACTTCTGATTGGTCAGATTATAGACAAGACAGTGAGAATGAACAGTCATACAAAACATCCAGCGATGGCCCCAGTGACAGTGATGAGGAGATGATCCCAGAGAAAGAATGCAACAAAGGATTTGTTAAAAGGACAATAGAGAAACTTTATGGTAAAGCAGAGATGATGAGACCATCTTTTTTTGCTGGCTCTACACACACATCTCAGGTTTATCCTTGTGATTCTGTGGAATTTCAGGGTGCTGGGAAAGTAGGTCTTTATGATCCTGAAGGTCAGTCACTTGGCTCTTCAGAACGGATATCTAGTAATTCAAGTGTGTTGCAGAAATTTCCAGAGCAAAAACGAGATAAATGTGATGTTAATAACATGAGGGCCAGTTATCCCAGGGAAGATATTGCAGAACATGGTACAGAACAGAATGATCATAAAAGAATCCTGAGGAACAAGGAAGAGGGAGTACTGATCGACAAGGGCAAGTGGCTCCTGAAAGAAAATCATTTGCTAAGAGTGTCATCACCTGAATGTTCTGACCCATGTGGCCATGCAGACACCACATCAGTGGATACTCTACTGGATAATAACAGCAACGAGGTTCCATATTCACATTTTGGAAACTTGGCTCCAGGCCCAAGCATGGCTGAACTATCCTCCTCAGAGCTAGAGGAACTGACTCAGCCTCCTGAGCTGAGATGCAATTATTTTAACATGCCTCATTGTACTGACTCGGAGCCCTTCCATGATGATGAGCTAGATATTCAAGATGAAGCTTGTGCTCAGGAGAGAAAACCAAATCACCCAGAAGAGGAGAAGGGCAACCTTAGATCAGAGAGAGTGTGTACATCTGCCACACATGTCTTCGCATCTGCTGGTAACAAAGTCCATCCTGTCTCTGATAGTGCTGTTAGGAACCAACCATTGGCTGGTAGTAATGTAATTCATGGAGCCCTTCGGGAAGACGACTCTTTGGATAAACTCTATAATATCTGTGGTCAACATTGCCCAATACTCACTGTGATTAACCAGCCCATAAATGAGGAACACCGAGGATTTGCGTATTGCAAAGATTCTGATGTTGAAAATTCTTTGAGTCTCCAGTTATGGATGAAAATACACCCATGTTTACGACAGTCAAGCAAAACCATGTTCAGAGATAAGAACAGTAAAACAAGAAGTAGAAGAACACTTACTGATAATGCCATTGCCAATACACATGATTGGCCTCATTTTAATAACACATTTGACTTGATGGACAGAAGGAGAAAATTAAAACGAAGTAACTGCGTGGGCttagaggaagaaaataatttcaataaattTCAGTCATATTTAAAGAATTTCTTGCACACGTTGTTGTTAGTTGTGGGTCAGGTGAATTCAAATACACAAGACCCCAGCAGTCAGACAAAGGATATCTTTGAAGTAGTTGATGAGAACAATAACTTATTAAATAGCAGATTCCAGAACTCAGGAACCAATCTCAACCAAGTAGTCAGAGAACACAGCTCTCATTTGTCCTTTGAAATGCTTGGCCAAGCCTGCCTGTTTTGCCAAGTTGAGACATTCTTAGGTATTAGCAACAGAAAtatcttagaaatattttatatttttgaagatgAAAATCTTTTCATTTGGGAAGAGGAAAACTAA